The Populus alba chromosome 4, ASM523922v2, whole genome shotgun sequence genome contains a region encoding:
- the LOC118038782 gene encoding protein NUCLEAR FUSION DEFECTIVE 4 — protein sequence MGDPWEFAVHAINGRWFSVFASFLIMAGAGATYLFGTYSKDIKATLGYDQTTLNLLGFFKDLGANVGVFSGLLAEVTPTWFVLLVGSAMNFAGYFMIWLAVTQKIARPAVWQMCLYICIGANSQNFANTGALVTCVKNFPESRGVMLGLLKGFVGLSGAILTQFYLAIYGTDSKSLILLIGWLPAALSVIFVYTVRERKPERQPNELRVFYHFLYVSIVLALFLMAMNIVEKQVDFSKAAYAGSAAVVCAMLFIPLIIAIREDWVQWNLKNQDGMKPATETTVDRALDIAPEVKSEVSKEKEEKARESCFVSICHKPERGEDYTILQALLSMDMLILFAATFCGLGGSLTAVDNLGQIGESLGYPTKTIKSFVSLVSIWNYFGRVFSGFVSESLLVKYRMPRPLMMTFVLLLACVGHLLIAFPFPGSVYVASVIMGFAFGAQLPLLFAIISELFGLKYYSTLFNCGQLASPLGSYILNVKITGHLYDHEALKELAKKGISRSSVKELICMGVQCYRVPFIILSSVTLFGALISLVLVMRTRKFYSSDIYKKFREIHGVS from the coding sequence ATGGGTGACCCGTGGGAATTCGCTGTACATGCGATAAATGGGAGGTGGTTCTCTGTTTTTGCCTCTTTTTTAATCATGGCTGGAGCTGGTGCTACATATCTGTTTGGCACCTACTCAAAAGACATAAAAGCCACACTTGGTTATGACCAAACTACTCTCAATCTCTTAGGATTCTTTAAGGATCTGGGTGCCAATGTCGGGGTCTTTTCTGGGCTTCTAGCTGAAGTGACACCAACATGGTTTGTGCTTCTGGTAGGTTCTGCCATGAACTTCGCAGGGTACTTCATGATTTGGCTAGCTGTGACTCAGAAGATAGCCAGGCCTGCTGTTTGGCAGATGTGTTTGTATATTTGTATAGGAGCCAATTCCCAAAATTTTGCAAACACAGGAGCTCTTGTCACTTGTGTGAAGAATTTCCCAGAAAGTAGAGGGGTGATGTTGGGTCTGTTGAAGGGTTTTGTTGGGTTAAGTGGAGCTATCCTGACACAGTTTTACCTGGCCATCTATGGAACTGATTCAAAGTCTCTCATTCTTCTCATTGGGTGGCTCCCAGCGGCTTTATCTGTGATCTTTGTGTACACAGTTCGGGAAAGGAAGCCTGAGAGGCAACCTAATGAGCTCAGGGTCTTTTACCATTTTCTCTACGTGTCAATTGTGCTAGCTTTGTTTCTCATGGCTATGAACATAGTTGAAAAACAGGTTGATTTCTCTAAAGCAGCCTATGCTGGAAGTGCCGCTGTAGTTTGTGCCATGCTTTTTATACCTCTCATTATTGCCATTAGAGAGGATTGGGTCCAATGGAACCTCAAGAATCAAGATGGAATGAAGCCTGCTACAGAGACAACCGTTGACAGGGCACTAGATATTGCACCAGAAGTGAAGTCTGAAGTCtcaaaagagaaagaggagaagGCCAGAGAATCTTGTTTCGTCAGCATTTGTCACAAGCCAGAGAGAGGTGAAGACTACACAATCTTACAAGCACTTTTGAGCATGGATATGTTAATCTTGTTTGCTGCAACCTTTTGTGGCCTTGGTGGAAGCTTAACAGCAGTGGACAACTTGGGTCAGATTGGTGAATCCCTAGGATACCCAACTAAAACCATCAAATCCTTCGTTTCACTAGTGAGCATATGGAATTATTTTGGAAGGGTGTTTTCTGGATTTGTTTCTGAAAGCTTGTTAGTGAAGTACAGGATGCCTCGGCCCCTGATGATGACATTTGTTCTCCTTTTGGCATGCGTAGGCCACCTCCTCATTGCCTTCCCCTTCCCGGGTTCAGTCTATGTAGCATCGGTGATTATGGGGTTCGCATTTGGTGCACAATTGCCATTGCTGTTCGCTATAATCTCCGAGCTCTTTGGCCTAAAGTACTACTCTACATTGTTCAATTGTGGACAGTTAGCTAGTCCTCTCGGGTCATATATACTTAATGTGAAGATCACTGGACATTTATATGATCATGAAGCACTGAAGGAGCTAGCAAAGAAGGGTATAAGTAGATCATCAGTGAAGGAACTGATCTGCATGGGGGTCCAGTGTTACAGGGTACCCTTTATAATTCTGTCTTCTGTGACATTGTTTGGTGCTCTTATTTCACTGGTTTTGGTGATGAGGACAAGGAAATTTTACAGCAGCGATATATACAAGAAGTTTAGAGAGATTCATGGAGTGAGCTGA